CTCGGTGGCTTTCCTCTTGGACGGGGGTATGAGGTGGGCGGGCAGCTCGTTGGGCAGCTCATGGCCCTCCAGCTTCACCTTGATGAGGTGGTTGGCCAGTGCGAACTCCTCGTCATCCAACATGCCATCCTTGTCGATGTCGGCCAGCTTCCAGATCTTACCCAGCACGCTGTTGGGCAGCTTGGAGCGCACCATCTCCTTCTTGGCATTGGCGCCCGTGATCTTGCCATCCACCGGGGACAGGGTGTAGAAGATCTCATCGTACATGGGTTTGTCCCTGGCCACCACCCACTCAGCATCATCGatgccctccccagccccctccccataGCCGTGCCCGAAGGGGCCGTGCAGAGTGCCCTCAAATGCTCCGCCCTTCACTATCTGGGCGGGCCGCTGTGTCTCCTCCTGGCGCACCAGCACCATGAGCTGGGCAATGTCATGGGCCAGCATGTCGTCCACCACCTCCAGCAGCTTGCTTTTCAGTGGCTGGAATTTGCTGAAGTCCTGGGCCTGCAGCTGGTcctgcagaaagagagagaagaaagaaggtgaGGACAGAAGACAATGGAAGGAGATCCACAAAAGATatgagaggaggagaaaaaaggcaCGTTGGCTCTTGGTGGATTTTTCAAGAGAGAAAATCGTTGCAGgggctggagaaggaagggaaatttAACCATTACTGGTCTGATTCATTTGGATTTCCTCCAGCGTTCTAGAAAGCAAATACAGTCAGCTCTCTGTATCCgagggttctgcatctgtggatacAAGAGGGCCAGCTGTACctcaccattttatataaggaactcgAGCATCCATGGTTTCGGTATCTGTGGAGGGTCCTGGAACCGATCCCCTGTGGTTACCGAGGGATGACTATAATTAAATTGCTCTTTAAGTTAGTTCTGGCTATTGAACAGTGAGTGGATCTTGAATGCTGTACCCCTCTGAGACTGAGTCATGCGGGTGTCTACTTCAATAAGGGTTATACTCAAGAACGCTGGAAGTGCTTTCACTACGTTAATTATCTCATTCACTCCCCCGTGACCTTCTGCAAGTGGGAAATCACATGCTATCACTATTtagggaaggaaaaatggaggCCTAGGGCAACTAAAACCAAATCATGGTAGAAGCCACAGGTCATTCTTAAGCCAGTAGCTCTTAATCAGGATGCTCTCGGGATTATCTGgagagagttttctttttttttttttaacatctttattggggtataattgctttacgattgtgtgttagtttctgctttataacaaagtgaatcagttatacatatacatatgttcccatatctcctccctcttgcgtctccctccctcccaccctccctatcccacccctccaggcggtcaccaagcacggagctgatatccctgtgctatgcggctgcttcccactagctatctaccttacgtttggcagtgtatatatgtccatgcctctctctcgctttgtcacagctcacccttccctctccccatatcctcaagtccgttctccagtaggtctgtgtctttattcctgtcttacccctaggttcttcatgacattttttccccttaaattccatatatatgtgttagcctacggtatttgtctttctctttctgacttacttcactctgtatgacagactctaggtctatccacctcattacaaatagctcaatttcgtttctttttatggctgagtaatattccattgtatatatgtgccacatcttctttatccattcatccgatgatgggcacttaggttgtttccatctccgggctattgtaaatagagctgcagtgaacattttggtacatgactctttttgaattttggttttctctgggtatgtgcccagtagtgggattgctgggtcatatggtagttctatttgtagttttttaaggaacctccatactgttctccatagtggctgaaccaattcacattcccaccagcagtgcaagagtgttcccttttctccacaccctctccatcatttattgtttctagattttttgatgacggccattctgactggtgtgaggtgatacctcattgtagttttgatttgcacttctctaatgattagtgatgttgagcatcttttcatgtgtttgttggcaatctgtatatcttctttggagaagtgtctatttaggtcgtctgcccatttttggattgggttgtttgtttttttgttattgagctgcatgagctgcttgtaaattttggaaattaatcctttgtcggttgcttcatttgcaaatattttctcccattatgaggggtgtcttttggtcttgtttatggtttcctttgctgtgcaaaagctttgaactttcattagatcccatttgtttatttttgtttttatttccatttctctagaaggtgggtcaaaaaggatcttgctgtgatttatgtcatagagtgttctgcctatgttttcctctaagagtttgctagtttctggccttacatttaggtctttaatccattttgagcttatttttgtgtatggtgttagggagtgatctaatctcatacttctacatgtacctgtccagttttcccagcaccacttattgaagaggctgtcctttctccactgtacattcctgcctcctttatcaaagataaggtgactattgGCTTCTCCCTGAGGGTTCTGACTCAGTAGGCACGGGCAACAGCTCCCCTCCTTGACTTCCCATGACCCCCACAGCACACAGTAAAAGAAATATGTTCCGCTTTGCATGTCTTTGCCATTTTGAAAGGTCCTGAGTTTCAAGCATCCAGCTTCTCCTTTGCCTCTATAATGATAAGACAAGAGTTTCCCGCTCCCACCCTGGCTCTGGCCACAGCAATCTCAGGACACTGGGATGAGGCCAGTGCACAGGGGACAGTCTCAGGACAAGCACACGGAGTTCACtgcagaaaaattcagaaaacaccCACAGCTACATTTCAAGACAAGTGTGAGCCTGGGCATTCTCACCTCCCTTCTAGGGCAGGGCTGGACCAGGGAGCCTGGGGGGGCTGGGCGGGGGACGGTGGAGCTGACAAGCCTTTCTCCTGCCCTCAGCACAACCTCCTAAGGTCCCTGTCTCTCCCAGCCTGTCCACATCTAAGCGTGTTTGGTGGGCTCCCAACTAGGGAGTCCCAGTATCTTCCAGAGGATGTGAGGGTTGCTCCCATCAGCCCACACATATGCCCCCACCGGACAGCCATTTACATACTGATCCAGCATCCCTAACAGAAACTGACGTCAGACAGGCAAACAAGCGAGAAGGTGAAACCATTTATGTTGCAAAAGAATTCCTCACATTAAAAAGTCATATGGTCCCTTTCAAATGTCATCTTCCCCAAATGTTTGCTTAAAGATCATTAAATTCTTAATACAAAGAGAAACTGAAAGTTGAAACAATTCTGAAATTAGTGACTGGCTCCCGGTAGGTGGTTATAGGAATGAATGCATACATGAACAAATGCATGCTTTGGAtgtctattctttctttctttttattttactagataggaaattaaaaatgcGTATTTGGGACTATACTGATATTCTGAAACCCTAAAAGCAACAAGAGCAAAAACAATATTACTACTACATCTGCTGCTAGTTTTTCCTAATTTCCTAATTcttaaaaacttttcatttttatattttattttttaatacatttatttattttattgtttatttttggctgctttgggtcttcgttgctgcgtgcgggctttctctgtttgcggggagtgtgggctactctctgttgcggtgcgcgggctctaggcgcgtgggcttcagtagttgtggctcacggcctctagagagcaggctcagtagttgtggcgcactggcttagttgctccgcggcatgtgggatcttcccaggccggggcttgaacccgtgtcccctgcattggcaggcggattcttaaccactgcgctaccagggaagcccttcattttaaaataattacatgagAATTAATCATGAGAAGTTGCAAAAATTGTGCAGAGAGCTAGGTTCCTTGCGCTCATCAGGCAGCTTCCTCTACTGGTGACATCTCACCTAACTTGCTACTGCATTTTAAGAGCATAGTTGGTGCCAGGCCATGCTAAGTGCCTTGCAAATATTATCTGATATACGCCCACGATATTATCTGATATACACCCACAGTATCCATATAAGGTGGTATTTTTGTAGCCTCAGTATGTAGATGAAAAGAGAGAGGGTCAGAGAGGATCCAGTTAGTATGGTGTGGTAGTTTTTTCCTTAGACCTTGGACACTCCTGGGGTTTCTACTTGCAGGCTGTGTAAACATTACTAAAACCGTAGGCAGGTTAATTACCTTTGTaaacctcagtttgctcatctgtaaaaggaggatgAAATGCCTACCTCAGAGGACTGTTTCATCCTAAAAGGAGGATGAAATAACTCCCTCAGACGACTTTTCACACATAAGAAACTATGTGTGACTGACCCTGGCCCAAGAGAGGGGCCCATGGTATGCTCCAAAGATGGTGAGCTCCTGGGAAGATTTCTGCTTCTCTGTGGCTTATGTCCCAAATTGCTCCCAAGGAGGAGCTCAGTGGTAAACTTAAGCAATAAAGGGTCAGGAGAATGTCAGGTGACTTGTCCTGTTTCACATGATGTGGTGGGGATTCCAAACCTGTGGTGGCCAGGACTGGGGAAGGTCATGAACTTGAGGTATCAGACCCCCGAACATCCTCTAACACTGCTGCCCACTGGGAGCGCTGGGGCTCCATGTTTCTCCCTGGGCCCAGATACGGCCCCTGTTGGGCCAGTGCCAGCCCAGCAGGAAGGGCAGACCCAGGGCCATCTGCTGGCCTGCCTACTGATTCTGGGTTGAGTTTCCACGCAGGGAATCCAAGGGTGGCCTCCTCTAAGCTCAGGCTGCTTAGCCAGCTTGCTCCTTTCCTGGGGCCCCAGACCCTGGTTACCTGCATCCTCTTCAGGTTGGGAAAGTCCCCAGGTGAGATCTGGTGCTCCCGCTCGATCTGGCCATAAATCTCGGCCAGGTTGTTCACCAGCTCCTTCTTCTTGTTGTCCTTTCCGAACATCGAGGGCATCTCCTTCTTCAGAGAGCTGATGATGTAGGCATGAACCTGAATAACAGGGGCGGAGAGAAACGTTCAGATGGAGACCtcagttctttcctttcctctaggGCGGCTCTCACCCCATCTCTTCCCATCAATCCCCCCACTCCTGCTCCTACTTCCGAAATTATTTCTGTCTCCATCCTCTTTCTCTCCCGCTGCTTGCAACGCATGTTGTTTTGCTGAATCCCAGGGAAAGGTGAGATTGTGGGGAGGGTAAGGTCAAGGCATAACAGGGATGGAAATTCTGGTGATGACGTTGATGAGGAAGACAGTAACAACAGCTGACGTGTACAAAGCACTTCTGaggatgccaggcactgtgatgaGGGCTTTTCCGTTCTTTACTCTTCTAACCCTTTCATTTTACTTATGTGGAAACAGGCACAGCACAACTAAGGGCCTTGCTGGGGTCGGGATGCACAGTAAACTGTGGAGTTGAGTCCAATCTGGCCATCTGACGCCAGGGCTTGTGATCATTGACACCACATTCTCCTGCtctgccccccttccccccgcAGCTCTTGCAgctacccccccaccccaaaccattGGCCCCGCCCATGCtgcccatcccccccacccccccaggtaGCCTCACCTTGGCCAGCCTGGCCCTCTTGATGAGGTCGTTCAGCTTGCGCAGGGCAGCGTTTCGCGGCAGACTCTGGATGTCTCTGAATAGGTCCTGCTCCTCGGCCTCAAAGAGCTTCCGGTTGTCTGGGATGAGAAGGGGGCGGGACCAGAAGGAGCCGATGTAGACCCGGATCACCTCCGGGGTGTTCACGATCTTCCCCAGGGACCACATGAGGGCCCCGTACACCCGCATCAGCTGCTGCGTCTCAATCTGGTCCGCCTTGTTCAGCACCACCCGCATCTTGTCCTCGTGGTTCTTGAGGGCCTTGATGACTTCTGAGAACTCATCAGAGATGTCCAGCTTGTGGGCGTCGAAGAGCAGGATGATGCGATCGACCCGCTCGGCGAACCACTCGAGGACTGCCGCAAAGTCGTACCCTGCGACACAGCAGAGTCAGGGGGCGGAGGGTAGGGTTTTTGGGGGAGGCAGCCGGTGCAGTAGAAATAACATGGACTTGGGAGgcagatctggattcaaatccgGCTCCTCCACATTTTCACAATTTGGCCTTCAGCCAGTTACCAAATGTCTCTGAGTCAGTGTTTTTCCATCTATAAATGGGCATACTATCTAGTTCATAGAATTTTAAACACTAAAGATGCTCACAGCCCAGCACCTAGCAGCTGCTCAGTAGAtgctagttattattattaacatcctTATCCCCATAAAACACAGCCACCATCCAGCTCCCCTATCCTTGCTTACTGTATTTAGGAGCCAGGGGCCCTGCTGGAAAAGAAACTCTGgacatatattttgaataaagacCCAGAAATTCTTAACAAGGTCCCATGGTTCAGACCATGCCCATCACTGGTCTGGAAGAAATCTGAGGCTCTGACACACAACTTCTTCTCATGCCTGCTCATAAGCTCGCTTCATTCCTTATTCATCAGCTGCAGCCCCCAAATCCCCAACTCTTAAAACCACAAGGGGTTTCTTCCCTAGCATGGGACAGACCTCTGGCTGCCACACATTGGTTATCTGGCACTGAGCTGCTTCAGGTCAggctggttccaggacccccacagCACCTGCTCTGCTCAACCCCAAGTAGCAGTGGATCTGGGAGGGCCTGGAGGGGGAGGTCATGCCAACAGTCTGCACCTTCAGCCTCATGTTCACTGACCCTTAACAGCTGGAAGcagcttcacctctctgtgcctcagtctcctcttccATGAAACAGAGGACAGTACATGgggaagtgaggctcagagagggaaagtgacttgcTCCAGGGCGCACAGCCCAGACACAGCAGCACTGGGATGAGGGTGGAGGTGTTGGGCCTTCTGCTGCTCCCCAGTGCCACACCTCTGGCAGGAAGGTAGGAGCCCTTACTTAGGCTCTGGTGGGATCGACGACCCCGGGTCCCAACATCACAGGCTTTCAGGGGCATAGACCCTGGGGCCCCAAAGCTCATTGCCCCCACTGAGTGGGAGACCCAGCCAACAGGAAGAAGCCAGCAGTTCCTGCCCTGCCTCACAGAGGAGGATCAGAGACCGGGGCAAGTCATCAGGCAGCTGCTTTGCAACTGAGTCAGATACAAGCAGCTCTGCTCGCCTGGAACGGTGGTCCTCAACTTGAGCGCACAGCGGAATCCCCCAGAGGCCTGTTACAACCCAGATGGCTGGGCCTACCCCAGAGCTTCTGGTTCAGTTCACATCATGACCTCATTTCCCCTTCGCACCACCCTCTGAGGCAGGCACAGTCCCACTTTC
The sequence above is drawn from the Tursiops truncatus isolate mTurTru1 chromosome 14, mTurTru1.mat.Y, whole genome shotgun sequence genome and encodes:
- the EHD3 gene encoding EH domain-containing protein 3 yields the protein MFSWLRSDDRRRKDPEVFQTVSEGLKKLYRTKLLPLEEHYRFHEFHSPALEDADFDNKPMVLLVGQYSTGKTTFIRYLLEQDFPGMRIGPEPTTDSFIAVMQGEMEGIIPGNALVVDPKKPFRKLNAFGNAFLNRFVCAQLPNPVLESISVIDTPGILSGEKQRISRGYDFAAVLEWFAERVDRIILLFDAHKLDISDEFSEVIKALKNHEDKMRVVLNKADQIETQQLMRVYGALMWSLGKIVNTPEVIRVYIGSFWSRPLLIPDNRKLFEAEEQDLFRDIQSLPRNAALRKLNDLIKRARLAKVHAYIISSLKKEMPSMFGKDNKKKELVNNLAEIYGQIEREHQISPGDFPNLKRMQDQLQAQDFSKFQPLKSKLLEVVDDMLAHDIAQLMVLVRQEETQRPAQIVKGGAFEGTLHGPFGHGYGEGAGEGIDDAEWVVARDKPMYDEIFYTLSPVDGKITGANAKKEMVRSKLPNSVLGKIWKLADIDKDGMLDDEEFALANHLIKVKLEGHELPNELPAHLIPPSKRKATE